The following are encoded in a window of Brevibacillus ruminantium genomic DNA:
- the ftsH gene encoding ATP-dependent zinc metalloprotease FtsH: MNRFFRNTGFYLLIFLVTVGIVNFILSGTDKVGKLTYQEFRVNLQADNVSELTLRPEGGTYRVEGILAKSGPGQETKFVTNVPLYDSDIIVLINKKIDEEKMKRVEVAPQEGNSIWLTFLTSIIPFIIIFILFFFLLNQAQGGGSRVMNFGKSRAKLYNEEKKRVTFDDVAGADEEKAELEEVVEFLKDPRKFSAVGARIPKGVLLVGPPGTGKTLLARAVAGEAGVPFFSISGSDFVEMFVGVGASRVRDLFENAKKNAPCIIFIDEIDAVGRQRGAGLGGGHDEREQTLNQLLVEMDGFGGNEGIIIVAATNRPDILDPALLRPGRFDRQITVDRPDIKGREAVLKVHARNKPLGEDVKLDVIARGTSGFTGADLENLLNEAALLTARKNKKQINMLEVDEAIDRVIAGPAKKSRVVSEDERRLVAYHEAGHTIIGYYLRNAEMVHKVTIIPRGQAGGYTVMLPKEDRFFATKTDLLDKITGLLGGRVAEELVLGDISTGAHNDFQRATAIARSMITEYGMSRLGPMQFGRNQGQVFLGRDIGHERNYSEQIAYEIDQEMQRIITECYDKCKELLTTHRDKLELVATTLLEVETLDADQIKQLIENGKMDPHPLENKDVVVNIQSKKEEPTISEAPAPATQEADSSAENATDSANESKKSSDTEPNQDPNQDEKKQ, from the coding sequence ATGAATCGCTTTTTTCGTAATACTGGGTTCTACCTACTAATCTTTCTTGTCACGGTCGGGATCGTGAATTTTATCCTCTCCGGTACTGATAAGGTTGGGAAACTTACATATCAGGAATTCCGGGTAAACCTGCAAGCCGATAATGTCTCCGAGCTTACCCTTCGCCCTGAAGGCGGCACCTATCGGGTAGAAGGCATTTTGGCGAAATCAGGTCCGGGACAGGAAACCAAGTTTGTAACGAATGTACCGCTTTACGATTCGGATATCATCGTCTTGATCAATAAAAAGATTGATGAGGAGAAAATGAAGCGGGTCGAGGTTGCGCCTCAAGAAGGAAACAGCATTTGGCTTACTTTCCTGACCTCGATCATTCCGTTTATCATTATTTTTATCCTGTTTTTCTTTTTGCTAAATCAGGCCCAAGGCGGCGGCAGCCGAGTCATGAATTTCGGCAAGAGCCGTGCAAAGCTGTATAACGAAGAGAAAAAGCGTGTCACATTTGACGATGTTGCAGGAGCAGACGAAGAAAAAGCAGAGCTGGAGGAAGTCGTGGAGTTTCTTAAAGACCCGCGCAAGTTCTCCGCAGTCGGTGCCCGTATTCCGAAGGGCGTGCTGCTGGTGGGTCCTCCTGGTACCGGTAAAACCCTGCTTGCCCGTGCTGTAGCCGGTGAGGCGGGTGTACCGTTTTTCAGCATCTCCGGTTCTGACTTCGTAGAGATGTTTGTCGGGGTGGGTGCGTCCCGCGTGCGTGATTTGTTTGAGAACGCAAAGAAAAACGCGCCTTGCATTATCTTTATCGACGAGATTGACGCAGTGGGTCGCCAGCGTGGAGCAGGTCTTGGCGGCGGCCATGACGAACGCGAGCAAACACTGAACCAATTGCTTGTAGAAATGGATGGCTTCGGCGGAAACGAAGGAATCATCATCGTTGCTGCTACGAACCGTCCTGACATTCTGGACCCGGCACTCTTGCGTCCGGGACGCTTTGACCGTCAAATTACCGTAGACCGCCCTGACATCAAGGGACGGGAAGCTGTACTGAAGGTCCACGCCCGCAACAAGCCGCTGGGCGAGGATGTGAAGCTGGATGTAATCGCGCGCGGTACATCAGGTTTCACGGGTGCCGATCTGGAGAACCTGTTGAATGAGGCAGCTCTCTTGACCGCACGCAAAAACAAAAAGCAGATCAATATGCTAGAGGTCGATGAAGCGATTGACCGCGTCATTGCTGGTCCTGCGAAGAAATCCCGCGTGGTGAGCGAGGACGAAAGACGCTTGGTTGCTTATCACGAAGCGGGTCATACGATTATTGGATACTACCTCAGAAATGCTGAAATGGTACATAAGGTAACCATCATCCCACGCGGTCAAGCGGGTGGATACACAGTGATGCTGCCGAAAGAAGACCGTTTCTTTGCGACAAAAACCGATTTGCTTGACAAGATTACCGGACTGCTGGGCGGTCGCGTTGCAGAAGAACTGGTACTGGGCGATATCAGTACCGGTGCTCATAACGACTTCCAGCGCGCCACGGCCATCGCTCGCAGCATGATTACTGAATACGGTATGAGCCGTCTGGGACCGATGCAGTTTGGACGCAATCAAGGTCAAGTCTTCCTCGGCCGCGATATTGGCCACGAGCGCAACTACTCCGAGCAGATTGCGTATGAGATCGACCAGGAAATGCAGAGAATTATCACCGAGTGCTACGACAAGTGTAAAGAACTTCTGACGACACATCGGGATAAACTGGAGCTGGTCGCGACGACTTTGCTGGAAGTGGAAACGCTGGATGCTGATCAGATCAAGCAATTGATCGAAAACGGCAAAATGGACCCGCATCCCTTGGAAAACAAGGATGTCGTGGTAAATATCCAGTCCAAAAAAGAGGAGCCGACGATCAGTGAAGCTCCTGCTCCTGCCACTCAAGAGGCTGACAGCTCTGCTGAAAACGCGACTGACAGCGCAAATGAAAGCAAGAAGTCTTCCGACACGGAGCCAAACCAAGACCCGAATCAAGATGAGAAAAAACAGTAA